AGCCTCACCTGCAGGATCGCCGATGGTCCGGTTAGCTGAAAGTTTAACGGCTCCACCGCCAATAACGCCATCCTCAGCCTCGTACATGTCGTAAGGCATGTTCGCTCCTCGACCGATGAACAATGACTGTGTCTGAATATTATTAGCCCTTTTTACAGGGAGCTCATTAGCATCTACTGCAATTTCACTCTTCACTGTATATTTGCCATTTCCTGCTGTCCAATTGCCAAGCGCTACAGGCGCTGTGGTCACCCCACTAGCGATCACGCCGTTATAGCTACCCGTAAGCGTTGTAACTACCGCATTAGTAGTAGCATCTATAACCGTCAGGGTGATGTTATGCGCGCCACTCGCAGAAGCTGCTGTACCTTGGTTCTTAACGGCAACTGAGAAGCTCACTGCGTTGCCACCTGCTGGATTGCCGGGCGTCCAGCTGACGGAGGACGCAACCAGATCAGAACTGGATACAGGAGCAATAATAAGGGAAGTCGGACTAGTGAAGCTATTATTTCCCTCATTTGATTCAATCACTGTATTATTCTCATCGACCTTTGCACTTAATGAGTAGGTTGCTGCATCTTTTGCGCCCATATTAAGAGACACGCTCGTTGATGCCCCAGCCGCTAAAGGCCCCACTGGGCTAGTGCCTACAAGTGTAGTGCCCAAGAAGAAATTTACATTCGTTGCTGCAGAAGCAAGCGTTCCGATATTCTTAACTGTTGCGTTTAAAGTAATGGCATTGGTCTCTATTGGAGCTGCTGGTGTCCATGTTAGAGCTGTCACCGCCAAATCTGGATTCGCAGATGGTGTACCCATCACTTGAAATTCAGCGATTTGTCCAGCACTTGAACCCGAGTTGGTCGTGATCTTCAGCTGTATTTCACTAGCCGTAGCCGTTACCGGAATCGTCACCGTATTGCCAGTTGCCGGATTAAAGGTGTATACGGTCGCTGGTACAAGACTTGTAAAAGCTGTTGTATTCTGATTATGCCCAAGCACTTGAATGGTCTGAGTACGTGTAGACCAGGCCGATGCAGGATTCAACTTGAGCACAACCGCTGTAACATCGGCATTGCTGCCCAAGTTAACAGTTAAGGTGTTCGGATAACTTCCCCCTGCCCCCTCCCAATAAGTGCTTACATCGCCGTCATTCGCATTCGTCTGCACAAAGGTAAAGACGGAGGACGACGCATTTATACTTTTATTCAACGCCAGATTGGAACCCGCCCCAGGCGTTGGTGTCGGCGTTACCGTCGGTGTTGGTGTTGCTGTCGGTGTCGGTGTCGGTGTTGGTGTTGGTGTTGGTGTTGGTGTCGGTGTCGGTGTCGGTGTCGGTGTCGGTGTTGCCGTTGGCGTTGGTGTTGCTGTCACTGCTGAAGATGGAGTAAGGATCAGGTTGTCCAGATTCACATTTCCAGTATCACCAGCATCATATTTATAAGTAATCGTGTTTGCGCCTGCATTCAAGGCTAGCATTTCAATCTTTGTTGACCATGTGTTCCAGTTCGTCAGATTAATAAGCGAAATCTGCTTTATTTTCGTCCCATTTACATAAACACTAATTGTTTTAGTGCTGCCCGAAGCATTTGCGTATTTCAATGCGGCATCATAATTTCCAGCAGAGGCAACATTAACGCTAAATGCAGTCGCCGCTCCTTGAGCTAGATAGCCATCTACAAAACCGGTTCCGGTATAACCAGAATGGTCTGTATTGACTTTTGCCCCCCCGGATAACGAGGCATTTTCGCCTTCATATCCTGTCGTTGGGAGTGGTGTTGTGCTGCCATAAATCTCAAATTCCGATAACTGCGCTGCTGGCCATCCTGTATTTGCTGTGAAGCTCAATTTAACATATCTAACACTTGCAGCCGTAAAGTTAATGGTTACAGTATTAGATCCGCTTGCTGGATCAAATGTGTAATTGCTAGAGGCAGCTAAGTCCGTGTAGCTAGAATCATCTGAGCTCCCCTGTACCGACAACGTTTGGCTTCTTGTTTCCCAGTTCGTCGGCAGTTTTAGAACCACCTGATTGACGCTATTCACGTCACCTAAGTCCACTTTAATCCATTGCGGGAATGCGTTGCTTGCACTTTCCCAATACGTTCCTTGATTGCTGTCATTAGCATTAGCGGATACATATACATCACTGAAAGAGCTTGAAGTAATATTCTTCCCTTGAGCTAAATTCCCCGCAGCAAAACTCACCAAGGGATATAAGGCTAATTGACCTACAAATAAAATAACAATCAAAAAATACATTACTGCCGACTTACCCGTAAATTTTTTAGAAGCTGCTATCATTAGAGAACCACCTCCCAAAGTTTTGTGAAGCTATGCAGCTATTAAGAATGCGCTTTCAAAAAAGTATTGATATAGACATTCGCCTCCTACTACTGAGATGATTACGTTCTGACGAGACTCAAAACACTTTCCATTATTAGCTGCCAGTCCACAAACTAACTAATAATGGTAATAATATAAGTTATAGGTAGATGAACGTCGATGGCGATTTCTATGCTTTATGTGTGGAATCTTCTCATTTAAGAAGAAATAACGTTGTTGTCCTTAAACCTCTCTAAATTGGAACTGAGGGCATATATAAAAAATAAATAGACCATTACATCTGGGCCAGGGGCAGGAAATAATGGTCTTTAGAAATCTGCTATTCGTATAAATTCCCGTTCGCCAGCTCTGCCAGCTTTCCTTCATCCAATACGCTTAGGCGTCCACGATTTCTTGTAATAATTCCTTCATCAATGAACCGACGCACGATCCGGTTAAGATGCCGATAGCTAGTACCAAGCAATTCTGCTGTCTCTATAAGGCTGGAGGTTCGAATCTCCTCCACACGGCGGTCACCGTTTTTATCGGCGAATAAAGACATCAAATAACTGGCAAATCGATTCTCCACAGGATACAGCAGGTTTAGTGCGGAAGCTTGGCCAAGCGTATGTAATTTGTGACTAAGTTCCCCTACGAGAAAACGTAATAAAGCTGTGTTTTCCTCAAGCTCTCTTAGCAGTAATCTTCTCCCCGCAAAAAGAATCAAGCTCTCGCCCACAGATTCCACTTGATTTTTAACTGGAAAGCGATGAAGCAGCTCGACATCCCCAATAACAGATATCGGGTTTGTAAACCGAACCAGCATAGACTTGCCATTTGGCAGCAGCGTCTGAATTTTGAGCTTGCCCTCGACCAATATAAACATTCCTTCTAATTGATCGCCAACCAAACACAGCTTTTCTTCATCCGCATAACGTCTCAATTCCATTTTATGCGTTACCAGCGGGCTAAAAATTCCGTCCAGACCGTTCTTCACTGCCAAGGCACGGACAGCTTCACGGTCATTTATCGTTTGCATGTGGCGCCCCCTCTATTGTTGTGCTCAAATAAGTGTAATTTAGAATACCCCACAAAAAAAGGACATATGTCCTTTTTTGAAAAGTATTTCCCAATATACCTTACATCACAACAGAGTCCACACTATAACGGATCATATTCACTTTGTGATCATGTAACCAAAATTCTACATTCCAATGATTTATTTTATCCACATACCCAATAATATCAGCCCCTTGCTCTCCTCTTTTATAGTATGAAGAGCCGTAAGCTTCAATCACATCATCTGCAGAAGACCCCACATGAATACCTTTGGCAGTTCTCATCTTATGATCGGAATAGACGCTGATTAGAATGATTTTATCATCTCCACGCGCTGTCGCTACTGTCGTCTCGTTATTCAAATTATAATATTGATAACGCTCCATATCGTCACGTGGTTTAGGTGCCCGTGAGATCGATTCAAGGCTCTGAAGTAGCTTAATGTCTCCCAGACTTTCCTGTTCTAGATTGCTGCTGGATACACGAGAGTAATGATTTAGCCTTGGTGCATTGTACAAATAAATATGATAGATCCCATAACTTAAGCCTACCGTAATAAAAATGATGATAAATGACCAACCTCTTTTAAGTGGTTTCTTCCTCACCAATATCTCACCTTCTTCTAACATTTACTGTGCAAAATACTTCTCTAGCTCACGCTGCGCCCGATATTCTAGGAAATTCAAGGACTGCCACTAACTTTCTTATCCTTATTTTAAGTGATAAAATAAGAAAAAAAAGAGAAAGAATTTTTTAATAATTTCCTATTTTATGAAGGGACCTAAACCATGAAGCTGCATAGCCAATATTTAAAACTGCATTCTCAGTTTGGGGGAGCGACAGAAATCTCAGTTACTATGGATGAGCTAGCGTTGACCTTCGGATGTACACACCGCAATGCCTTGCACATAGTGAATAAAATGATGCAGCTAGAATGGATCCAATGGACGCCTAAACGCGGGCGCGGAAGCCGTTCCTTGTTACAGTTCCTTGTTCCTTCCGAAGAAATTGCGCTTCAATCCATGATGCAGGCCATAAGCCGTAAAGATGTGCACAAAGCCATTGAAGGCATCAAAACCCATGCCAGCTCCTCCTCGTTGCAGGATACATTACAAGGTTGGCTGCTGACCTATTTTGGCCATCATTCTGAAATCCTTAGTGATAAACAGATTGATACTCTGCGGCTTCCCATCACGCAGCAGCTACATACCTTCGATCCACTCCATATGAATCTACTCGCAGAGTCCTTTGTTTCCAGTCATGTCTTCGACGGACTAGTGAGGCGCAGCGGAGAACGGGATAAGATTGTGCCAAGTCTTGCTCACGCTTGGGAAGTGGATGAGAGCCGTACCATCTGGACTTTTTTTCTGCGCAAGGAAGTGTTGTTCCATCATGGAAAAGTACTTACGGCTAAAGATGTAGTCTATTCCTTGGGACGGCTGATGCGAACCTCAAAGCGAACACTCTATAGCTATATTTTCAAAGAAATTCAGCGGGTCAGCGCACTAAATCCATCCACTGTTCAAATTACGCTTAAGCAGCCCAATGAGCTATTTCTCCCTTTCTTGTGCACGAGCAGAGCCGCTATTGTTCCGCGTGATTTAGAAGAAATGGACGAACATACCTTTGGCCGCAGACCGGTGGGGACAGGACCATTCAAGGTTGTAGACATGAACGAGGACACTTGTGTGCTGGAGGTTTTTCCTTATTATTTCCAAGGACGAGCTCATTTGGATCGAGTTGAAATACTCTATGTTCCGTGGGATACCGAGACCAGTTCCTCAGATACTGGTTCAGCTTTTCATGTGATTCAGAACCCTTCATCCACCAATTCTTCATCTTGGAGCCGGATTCATTCGGAGTCCTACATTCGTAAATTCGTTACCTGCAACACGCAAAAAAAGGGACCGCTTAGCGACCCCCTTCTTCGAGCAAAGATAGTATCCTGTTTAAAAAACGATTCTGCATCTATTGTGCAAGAGGAGATAGAAGATCAAGAAATCAAACTGCAAATATCGACCATTCCGCAATATGCTAGCGATGCTGAGTTCATTGCTGCTAAACTTGGGCATCAAGCTTATTCGTGTACTGTTGTTTCCGTATCTCCAGAAGAATTCAAAGGACCCGTCCGGCTGGAATCTGACCTGATAGTCTTCTCTTTATATCGTGACGAGGATGAACAGCTTCGTTTATTTGATCTATACCTTACGCTTTCCCAGCATATAGAACCGCATACCCGGGCAGATATTGAAGGCTGGTTATACACGATTGCAAGGGAACCTAACCCTGAGGCTAGATCTGAAAGCTTTAGTGTCATTGAGAACCGCCTTATCGGGGAGCATCATCTGCATATCTTGTATGAAAAACCCACCCAAACCGCTTATCTCCCCTCAGTCCGAGGCGTAAGCTTCAATAGTCAGGGCTGGGTAGATCTTCGTCATTTGTGGTTTCCGCCGCTGCTTCCTTCCTAATCTAATTCGGAACGGTTAGTGGCTGGTGGAAGGCAGGCTGTCTATAAGCCCTTTCCCAATCACATTAGCCGAAACTGGCTGCTTCCCGATTTCTCTAGCCCAGACTGACAATTGACCTACATGATGAATCTCATGAGCTATTACATGACGCATCACTTCACCCCAAGCATCAGTCATAATCCGACCGTCCGCCAGGTGATCCTCAAAAATATTCCGCTC
This window of the Paenibacillus sp. FSL R10-2734 genome carries:
- a CDS encoding discoidin domain-containing protein, which produces MIAASKKFTGKSAVMYFLIVILFVGQLALYPLVSFAAGNLAQGKNITSSSFSDVYVSANANDSNQGTYWESASNAFPQWIKVDLGDVNSVNQVVLKLPTNWETRSQTLSVQGSSDDSSYTDLAASSNYTFDPASGSNTVTINFTAASVRYVKLSFTANTGWPAAQLSEFEIYGSTTPLPTTGYEGENASLSGGAKVNTDHSGYTGTGFVDGYLAQGAATAFSVNVASAGNYDAALKYANASGSTKTISVYVNGTKIKQISLINLTNWNTWSTKIEMLALNAGANTITYKYDAGDTGNVNLDNLILTPSSAVTATPTPTATPTPTPTPTPTPTPTPTPTPTPTPTATPTPTVTPTPTPGAGSNLALNKSINASSSVFTFVQTNANDGDVSTYWEGAGGSYPNTLTVNLGSNADVTAVVLKLNPASAWSTRTQTIQVLGHNQNTTAFTSLVPATVYTFNPATGNTVTIPVTATASEIQLKITTNSGSSAGQIAEFQVMGTPSANPDLAVTALTWTPAAPIETNAITLNATVKNIGTLASAATNVNFFLGTTLVGTSPVGPLAAGASTSVSLNMGAKDAATYSLSAKVDENNTVIESNEGNNSFTSPTSLIIAPVSSSDLVASSVSWTPGNPAGGNAVSFSVAVKNQGTAASASGAHNITLTVIDATTNAVVTTLTGSYNGVIASGVTTAPVALGNWTAGNGKYTVKSEIAVDANELPVKRANNIQTQSLFIGRGANMPYDMYEAEDGVIGGGAVKLSANRTIGDPAGEASGRRAVTLNTTGSYVEFTTKASTNTLVTRFSIPDSASGDGTNATLNIYVNGVFNKAISLTSKYAWLYGSEASPGNSPSAGSPRHIYDEANIMFDSSIPAGSTIRLQKDTANTSQYAIDFISLEQVSPIANPDPAKYTVPAGFTHQDVQNALDKVRMDTTGNLVGVYLPAGNYQTASKLQVYGKAVKVIGAGPWYTRFIAPTSQENTDVGFRASDTANGSTFANFAYFGNYTSRIDGPGKVFDFSNVANITIDNIWTEHQVCMYWGANTDNMVIKNSRIRNTFADGINMTNGSTNNLVSNIEARATGDDSFALFSAIDSGGADMKDNIYENLTSILTWRAAGLAVYGGYANTFRNIYIADTLCYSGITISSLDFGYPMNGFGASPTTNFENISIVRAGGHFWGAQTFPAIWVFSASKVFQGIRVNDVDIIDPTYHGIMFQTNYVGSTPQFPVTDTIFNNVTITGAQKSGDAFDSKSGVGIWVNEAAEAGQGPARGSVTFNNLKITNTVTNIKNNTSTFTINVNP
- a CDS encoding cyclic nucleotide-binding domain-containing protein, with protein sequence MQTINDREAVRALAVKNGLDGIFSPLVTHKMELRRYADEEKLCLVGDQLEGMFILVEGKLKIQTLLPNGKSMLVRFTNPISVIGDVELLHRFPVKNQVESVGESLILFAGRRLLLRELEENTALLRFLVGELSHKLHTLGQASALNLLYPVENRFASYLMSLFADKNGDRRVEEIRTSSLIETAELLGTSYRHLNRIVRRFIDEGIITRNRGRLSVLDEGKLAELANGNLYE
- a CDS encoding ABC transporter substrate-binding protein, producing MKLHSQYLKLHSQFGGATEISVTMDELALTFGCTHRNALHIVNKMMQLEWIQWTPKRGRGSRSLLQFLVPSEEIALQSMMQAISRKDVHKAIEGIKTHASSSSLQDTLQGWLLTYFGHHSEILSDKQIDTLRLPITQQLHTFDPLHMNLLAESFVSSHVFDGLVRRSGERDKIVPSLAHAWEVDESRTIWTFFLRKEVLFHHGKVLTAKDVVYSLGRLMRTSKRTLYSYIFKEIQRVSALNPSTVQITLKQPNELFLPFLCTSRAAIVPRDLEEMDEHTFGRRPVGTGPFKVVDMNEDTCVLEVFPYYFQGRAHLDRVEILYVPWDTETSSSDTGSAFHVIQNPSSTNSSSWSRIHSESYIRKFVTCNTQKKGPLSDPLLRAKIVSCLKNDSASIVQEEIEDQEIKLQISTIPQYASDAEFIAAKLGHQAYSCTVVSVSPEEFKGPVRLESDLIVFSLYRDEDEQLRLFDLYLTLSQHIEPHTRADIEGWLYTIAREPNPEARSESFSVIENRLIGEHHLHILYEKPTQTAYLPSVRGVSFNSQGWVDLRHLWFPPLLPS